From Deltaproteobacteria bacterium, the proteins below share one genomic window:
- the ald gene encoding alanine dehydrogenase: MIIGVPKEIKPEENRVAITPSGVSALVAHGHRVLVERGAGLGSGIPDQGYRAAGAQITAQREVWRRADMILKVKEPLPPEYRYLREGLILFTYLHLAAAQALTRELQRRKVTAIGYETIELDDGTLPLLAPMSEIAGRLSIQVGAWCLQAPNGGCGVLLGGASGVRPAKVVVIGAGVAGANACQVAVGVGAHVSIIDKNPAKLRYLHDILGGHVTTVMSNTANIEEEVLNADLVIGAVLIPGAKAPKLIRRKLLRAMKPGAALVDIAIDQGGCAETSRPTSHHDPIYVEERIVHYCVTNMPGVVPHTSTYALTNATLSYALDLANKGLRRALESDPALQRGVNTLGGHVTHPGVADTFGLARVPVMHLL, translated from the coding sequence ATGATCATCGGCGTTCCAAAGGAGATCAAGCCGGAAGAGAATCGGGTGGCGATCACGCCCAGCGGGGTGAGCGCCCTGGTGGCGCATGGGCACCGCGTGCTGGTGGAGCGGGGCGCGGGTCTGGGAAGCGGCATCCCCGACCAAGGCTACCGTGCGGCAGGGGCGCAGATCACGGCGCAGCGCGAGGTCTGGCGGCGGGCAGACATGATTCTCAAGGTCAAGGAGCCGTTGCCGCCGGAGTACCGCTACCTGCGCGAGGGCTTGATCCTGTTCACCTACCTGCATCTTGCCGCCGCTCAGGCGCTGACCCGGGAACTGCAGCGGCGCAAGGTCACCGCCATCGGCTACGAGACCATCGAGCTCGATGACGGCACCCTGCCCTTACTGGCGCCGATGAGCGAGATCGCCGGACGGCTTTCGATCCAGGTCGGCGCCTGGTGCTTGCAGGCGCCCAACGGCGGCTGCGGGGTGTTACTCGGCGGCGCCTCGGGTGTGCGCCCGGCGAAAGTAGTGGTCATCGGCGCCGGTGTCGCCGGCGCCAATGCCTGCCAGGTCGCCGTCGGCGTCGGCGCCCACGTCAGCATCATCGACAAGAACCCGGCCAAGCTGCGCTACCTCCACGACATCCTCGGCGGCCACGTCACCACGGTGATGTCAAACACCGCCAACATCGAAGAGGAAGTGCTGAATGCGGACCTCGTTATCGGGGCGGTGCTGATCCCCGGCGCCAAGGCCCCCAAACTCATCCGGCGCAAGCTGCTGCGGGCGATGAAGCCCGGTGCCGCGCTGGTCGACATCGCCATCGACCAAGGGGGTTGCGCCGAAACCTCCCGCCCGACCTCACACCACGACCCCATCTACGTCGAGGAGCGAATCGTCCACTACTGCGTGACCAACATGCCCGGCGTCGTGCCGCACACCTCGACCTACGCTCTGACCAACGCCACCTTGTCGTACGCCCTCGATTTGGCCAACAAGGGACTGCGCCGCGCGCTCGAATCCGACCCCGCGCTCCAGCGCGGGGTCAACACGCTCGGCGGCCACGTCACCCACCCTGGCGTCGCCGATACCTTCGGCCTCGCACGGGTGCCGGTGATGCACTTGTTGTGA
- a CDS encoding FAD-dependent oxidoreductase, which yields MNPTEVREVGSVKSWDIEADVVVVGLGCAGACAAIEAAEAGAEVLVLERAGGGGGTSANSGGLIYMGGGTPVQRACGFDDTPEEMFQFLLAALGPEPDEAKLRLFCGESVAHFNWFESHGVPFKYTFYPEPGTEAPSDDCLVYSGGEDTFPFNRIARPAPRAHKPRHPAAAGGFLMQKLVAAAERSGARIVCDARAETLVIDRDGAVAGLVLWRDLREQYVRARRGVILTAGGFINNRDMVARHSPRIWQCSFKLGVEGDDGRAIRMAMGAGADIIHMDAAEVAIPLTPPRRLMRGIVVNRFGQRFINEDTYYGRVGQEALFKHDGHIYLIADTAIYERNMIGFEPTYVEDTIAELEQSMGLPAASLQTTVEYYNRFAARGEDPLFHKLPEFIQPLTTPPYAAIDCRPERVLWATFTLGGLHTLPTGEVLDPDGRLIPGLYAAGRTTSGIAAWGYCSGISLGDGTFFGRQAGCRAAAALR from the coding sequence GTGAACCCAACCGAAGTGCGCGAAGTCGGCAGCGTGAAGAGTTGGGATATCGAGGCCGATGTCGTCGTCGTCGGTTTGGGCTGTGCCGGTGCCTGTGCCGCGATCGAGGCTGCGGAGGCCGGCGCCGAGGTGCTGGTGCTCGAGCGCGCCGGTGGCGGCGGCGGCACGTCGGCGAACTCCGGCGGACTGATATACATGGGCGGCGGCACGCCGGTGCAGCGCGCCTGTGGCTTCGACGACACCCCCGAAGAGATGTTCCAGTTCCTGCTGGCGGCCCTGGGGCCTGAGCCTGACGAGGCCAAGCTGCGGCTCTTCTGCGGCGAGAGCGTGGCGCACTTCAACTGGTTCGAAAGCCACGGCGTACCGTTCAAGTACACCTTCTACCCCGAGCCCGGTACTGAAGCGCCGAGCGACGACTGCCTGGTCTACTCGGGCGGTGAGGACACCTTCCCGTTCAACCGCATCGCCCGGCCGGCGCCGCGGGCGCACAAGCCGCGACATCCGGCGGCGGCGGGCGGCTTCTTGATGCAGAAGCTGGTCGCCGCCGCCGAGCGCAGCGGCGCTCGCATCGTGTGCGATGCCCGCGCCGAGACCCTCGTCATTGACCGCGACGGCGCAGTGGCGGGCCTGGTGCTCTGGCGCGACCTGCGCGAGCAGTACGTGCGCGCCCGCCGCGGTGTCATTCTGACTGCCGGTGGCTTCATCAACAACCGCGACATGGTGGCGCGCCACAGCCCGCGTATCTGGCAGTGCAGTTTCAAGCTCGGCGTCGAAGGTGACGACGGCCGCGCCATCCGCATGGCCATGGGCGCCGGTGCCGACATCATCCACATGGACGCCGCGGAAGTGGCCATCCCGCTGACGCCGCCGCGCCGGCTGATGCGCGGCATCGTCGTCAACCGCTTCGGCCAGCGCTTCATCAACGAAGATACCTATTACGGCCGCGTGGGCCAGGAGGCGCTCTTCAAGCACGATGGCCATATCTACCTGATCGCCGACACCGCCATCTACGAACGCAACATGATCGGGTTCGAGCCCACGTACGTCGAGGACACGATCGCGGAACTGGAGCAGAGCATGGGCTTGCCGGCGGCGTCACTGCAAACCACCGTCGAGTATTACAACCGCTTCGCCGCCCGCGGCGAGGACCCGCTGTTCCACAAGCTGCCCGAATTCATCCAGCCGCTAACCACGCCGCCGTACGCCGCCATCGATTGCCGCCCCGAGCGGGTGCTGTGGGCCACCTTCACCCTCGGCGGCTTGCACACGTTGCCGACCGGCGAAGTGCTGGACCCGGACGGCCGCCTCATTCCCGGTCTCTACGCCGCCGGGCGGACCACCTCGGGCATCGCGGCCTGGGGCTACTGTAGCGGCATTTCACTCGGCGACGGCACCTTCTTCGGCCGCCAAGCCGGCTGCCGAGCAGCAGCGGCGCTGCGCTAG
- a CDS encoding MaoC family dehydratase, translated as MEEIRFDDLERLRAHVSEEFGAWGPEIEITQAMINQFAELTGDHQWIHVDVERCKRESPFKQPIAHGFLTLSLLPALRAAADFRIAGYGNVTNYGAEKLRFVSPVPAGSKVRARSRLAAVEAKPKGTQLTQEIAVHVAGNDRPALLYTMLLLYHPPAK; from the coding sequence ATGGAAGAAATCCGCTTCGACGACTTGGAACGGCTCCGCGCACACGTGAGCGAGGAATTCGGCGCATGGGGGCCGGAGATCGAGATCACCCAAGCCATGATCAACCAGTTCGCCGAGCTCACCGGCGACCATCAGTGGATTCACGTCGATGTCGAACGCTGCAAGCGCGAGAGCCCGTTCAAGCAGCCGATTGCACACGGCTTCTTGACGCTCAGCTTGCTGCCCGCGTTGCGCGCGGCCGCTGACTTCCGCATCGCTGGCTACGGCAACGTGACCAACTATGGCGCCGAGAAGCTGCGCTTCGTCAGTCCGGTGCCGGCCGGCAGCAAGGTGCGCGCGCGCTCACGCTTGGCGGCGGTGGAGGCGAAGCCGAAAGGGACGCAGCTGACGCAGGAAATCGCCGTGCACGTCGCCGGCAACGACCGGCCGGCGTTGCTGTACACGATGCTGCTGCTCTATCACCCGCCGGCAAAGTGA
- a CDS encoding nuclear transport factor 2 family protein, with the protein MSESEQNKQITRALFAALSRADAAAVAEMYADDFTLWTAGTLPFSGTFNKTQALQGMDQILGLFPDGLQFTITAMTAEGERVAVEAESDGRHASGKRYHNQYHFLVIVRDGKIVQLKEYMDTMHAQAVLLGG; encoded by the coding sequence ATGAGCGAGAGCGAACAGAACAAGCAGATCACGCGCGCACTCTTCGCCGCGCTCAGCCGCGCCGACGCTGCCGCCGTTGCCGAGATGTACGCAGACGACTTCACCCTGTGGACGGCCGGGACTCTGCCGTTCTCGGGTACCTTCAACAAGACCCAAGCGTTACAGGGCATGGATCAGATCCTCGGTCTGTTTCCCGACGGCTTACAGTTCACCATCACCGCCATGACCGCCGAAGGCGAGCGGGTCGCGGTCGAGGCCGAATCAGACGGGCGCCACGCCAGCGGCAAGAGATATCACAATCAGTATCACTTCCTAGTGATCGTGCGCGACGGCAAGATCGTCCAGCTCAAGGAATACATGGACACCATGCACGCCCAGGCGGTGCTGCTCGGCGGCTGA
- a CDS encoding DNRLRE domain-containing protein, whose protein sequence is MVFRRYRCARFVTVTDFAALMAAAVMLASATAAGAIGITDPTRVVTPAALGLPLAGASVVDPVFGTTLRRVSNTSDSGGFETQIYSQLQAFSADNAYLLLAGSNGYIIRRTADLTLLVGLDTSSWNAPRWHPTRPHTVIHFDSNDDTVVRLQFTDLDALTTTTVFTFPPAYQRVRVNQSFDELSRDGRWLTGMLSRNDGAAVIFALDVLNRTLGTVLAIPDLYAGPCAPDPEWGVIEPDWIAASPLGRYLVVQWPRDGTARCSGLETFNLQTGAFAGRVYDGHQHGDLGVQPDGDTEFFMTFELYHPSGNLALGWRTLPGNATASAPTYVQVLDWGNGEHISCRGRAGVCLVTAGSDSTNGWSPFEAELFLQYTDGRVERLAHHRSSSCGYWVQPRATISRDGRYLVFASDWGRGGDCGAGGLGQGDPFLIDLRAGRPRPLPDTTNGIHVFNDQLAWLSPQQRAFAAGHYAGTQKMTRADADDLRALNPDFVILHYRLGHGLGYRTTSGDCTPDGDYLYVIDGDWTQEWPGDAPAQDSWFYRYGGRRVYQCGWGWYLMQLDDPSWRTWWSAAVMRQMANNDDDGLFADSFSVPNYLGGGTYDPPLPGYDPAFEEEWKARMERFITYLQGRFAGRYYFIPNVGFWVTSRDAVDYSGADGVMIEGFGNDAYLYFGAADWAQQMNRALGLINDGRAVIGQSYEITSTAERLFTLGSYLLIKGDRTYVNLDAGLEAEWWPEYEIPIGAPTAPAPADVGDLFNETWGVYARSYSNGLVLVNTSGSSRIVALGRSYYQAQPTGGGNVPADGVLPIGWTVNYTAVSSVTVPAGGAAILLPNPGGGPTPANTAVPTPTPTRTATRRYTATPTPSVTRRPTATATPTWTRRPSVTPTRTWTRRPTLTPTATASRRPTLTRTATPTATRTRRPSATWTRSPSRTPTRTATATNTRRPTRTPSLTPTRTPTRRSSATPTAVRTPTPSPTRSRTPTRTSTAAGNAGASVVTERWGAHPSALHRGTAIDTSLDAANPTWPGGGGDSSLLVGEPTGASVWALLRFDLTVLAPGTRVRSARVRLALFAHSEPLEVWLPAHPIIDPDSAGLWSEAGASFNERRPGVPWSARGDLSTAIGAEAGRAYLGNLAQWSSNWVEWEVTGTVQRWVDDPTSNHGLALPSLPGRLYEAPARENADAGSRPYLEITYEGANPNRPPQAGAASAFHRSGQTFITWNEIGGASHRVYRHREPITAANLDAAALLAEVGSNSGAYTHEVSGCSNRSDCSPIGQSRFIIQDDGAPLANGVGLFVFTAREVEPVMSYYAVTSVVDGNENRDDFGSNRAGPLAEAAGWPRPVRVWTNATRTGWVYTQFMDYADWNPNVEGYAYNFYVGVPAGYDPAGAPWPLLVQLHAYTGTYALPAEPGGGGTDYGWPIIQVFPDDRTNTWWFGFGANAGHQDLPLSGAPIVDYTQQRLDAIVSFVQREFRVDQDRQYLFGGSMGGSGTLNYGLRRGSVFAAVYAESGMTNYVRAGAAGGAAWESGEITRLWGTVEQDLPTNHGMSIWEWYNLQNWVRSNPGMQLPLLADHHGRNDDIIDWETQGAPWYPAIEAGRHALLGVFDDSGHSWPGFVADSSGFTLTDFNFRRNESVPALSNASNSDNPAVSTGCRNCRIEWSSSWFNFAGAPVDTPSRYQLVLRTNNGAAATVDVTPRRLQAFAVTAGAVYAWENRRLSDGVLVASGTVTADGAGLLTVRGVAVSAGGNRLIVQPLGS, encoded by the coding sequence ATGGTTTTCCGCCGGTATCGATGCGCGCGTTTTGTCACAGTCACGGATTTTGCCGCGCTGATGGCCGCGGCGGTGATGTTGGCAAGTGCCACCGCCGCCGGCGCCATCGGCATCACTGATCCCACGCGAGTGGTAACGCCAGCTGCTCTGGGGCTCCCACTTGCGGGCGCGAGCGTCGTCGATCCGGTCTTCGGCACCACGCTGCGCCGGGTGTCGAACACGAGCGATAGCGGCGGCTTCGAGACCCAGATCTACTCGCAACTACAGGCCTTCTCAGCCGACAATGCTTACCTGCTTCTGGCTGGCAGCAACGGCTATATCATCCGCCGCACCGCTGATCTGACTCTGCTCGTAGGCCTGGACACCTCGAGTTGGAACGCTCCGCGTTGGCATCCGACCCGACCGCACACCGTAATCCACTTCGACAGCAACGACGATACCGTAGTGCGCTTGCAGTTCACCGACCTCGACGCGCTGACCACGACCACCGTGTTCACGTTCCCGCCGGCGTACCAGCGCGTCCGGGTAAACCAATCCTTCGATGAACTGTCGCGCGACGGGCGTTGGCTCACCGGCATGCTGTCCCGCAATGACGGTGCCGCGGTGATCTTCGCACTCGATGTGTTGAACCGCACTCTGGGCACTGTGCTGGCCATACCCGATCTCTATGCCGGACCGTGCGCACCCGATCCGGAATGGGGCGTGATCGAGCCCGACTGGATCGCCGCTTCGCCGCTCGGCCGTTATCTGGTGGTGCAGTGGCCGCGCGACGGTACCGCGCGCTGCAGCGGCTTGGAAACCTTCAACCTCCAAACCGGCGCGTTCGCCGGCCGCGTCTACGACGGCCACCAGCACGGCGACCTCGGCGTTCAACCCGACGGCGATACCGAGTTCTTCATGACCTTCGAGCTGTACCACCCCAGCGGCAACCTCGCGCTCGGGTGGCGCACGTTGCCGGGAAACGCAACCGCGAGTGCGCCCACTTACGTGCAAGTGCTCGACTGGGGCAATGGCGAGCACATCTCCTGCCGGGGGCGTGCCGGGGTGTGCCTGGTCACCGCCGGTAGCGATTCCACCAACGGCTGGAGTCCGTTCGAGGCCGAGCTGTTCTTGCAGTACACCGACGGCCGGGTCGAACGTCTGGCGCATCACCGTTCGAGCAGCTGCGGCTACTGGGTGCAGCCGCGCGCCACGATCTCGCGCGACGGTCGCTACCTGGTCTTTGCCTCCGACTGGGGGCGCGGCGGCGACTGCGGCGCCGGCGGCCTGGGCCAAGGCGACCCCTTCCTGATCGACCTGCGCGCCGGGCGACCGCGGCCGCTGCCCGACACCACCAACGGCATTCACGTCTTCAACGATCAACTGGCTTGGCTTAGCCCGCAGCAGCGCGCCTTCGCCGCCGGCCATTACGCCGGCACGCAGAAGATGACGCGCGCCGACGCCGACGATCTGCGCGCGCTCAACCCCGACTTCGTCATCTTGCACTATCGCCTGGGCCACGGTCTCGGCTATCGCACCACCAGCGGCGACTGCACCCCAGACGGCGACTACCTGTATGTCATAGACGGCGACTGGACCCAGGAGTGGCCCGGCGATGCGCCGGCACAGGACTCGTGGTTCTATCGCTACGGCGGCCGCCGCGTCTACCAATGCGGTTGGGGCTGGTATCTAATGCAGCTCGACGACCCGTCGTGGCGCACATGGTGGAGCGCCGCGGTGATGCGGCAAATGGCCAACAACGACGACGACGGGTTGTTCGCCGACAGCTTCAGCGTGCCGAACTACCTCGGCGGCGGCACTTACGACCCGCCGCTGCCAGGCTACGACCCGGCCTTCGAGGAGGAATGGAAAGCGCGGATGGAGCGCTTCATCACCTACCTCCAGGGCCGTTTCGCCGGCCGTTACTACTTCATCCCCAACGTCGGCTTCTGGGTCACTAGTCGTGATGCCGTCGACTACAGCGGCGCCGACGGCGTCATGATCGAAGGGTTCGGCAACGACGCCTATCTTTATTTCGGCGCGGCGGATTGGGCGCAGCAAATGAACCGCGCGCTCGGCTTGATCAACGACGGCCGCGCCGTCATCGGCCAGTCTTACGAAATCACCAGCACTGCCGAACGGCTGTTCACCCTCGGCAGTTACCTGCTGATCAAAGGCGACCGTACCTACGTCAACCTCGACGCCGGACTTGAGGCGGAGTGGTGGCCGGAGTACGAGATCCCGATCGGCGCGCCGACGGCGCCGGCGCCGGCTGATGTCGGCGACCTGTTCAACGAGACTTGGGGCGTGTACGCCCGCAGCTACAGCAACGGCCTGGTGCTGGTGAATACCAGCGGTAGCAGCCGCATAGTTGCCCTCGGCCGCAGCTACTACCAAGCCCAACCGACCGGCGGCGGCAACGTGCCCGCCGATGGCGTGCTGCCAATCGGCTGGACCGTGAACTACACAGCGGTCTCGAGCGTGACGGTGCCCGCCGGCGGGGCCGCGATTCTACTACCGAACCCCGGCGGAGGCCCGACCCCGGCCAACACTGCCGTTCCCACCCCGACGCCAACCCGCACGGCAACGCGCCGCTACACCGCCACGCCGACACCGAGTGTGACGCGCCGGCCAACAGCCACGGCCACGCCGACGTGGACGCGACGGCCGAGTGTGACGCCGACGCGAACGTGGACCCGCCGGCCCACCTTGACCCCAACGGCCACCGCCAGCCGCCGCCCGACCTTAACCCGCACGGCGACGCCGACGGCAACACGAACCCGCCGGCCGAGTGCGACCTGGACCCGTTCACCTTCGCGCACACCCACTCGTACGGCGACCGCGACCAACACCCGCCGGCCCACGCGCACGCCGTCGCTAACGCCGACGCGGACCCCCACGCGGCGTTCGAGTGCAACGCCGACAGCGGTGCGAACGCCAACGCCGAGCCCCACCCGCTCGCGCACGCCGACGCGCACCAGCACCGCCGCTGGAAACGCCGGTGCTTCCGTGGTCACCGAGCGTTGGGGAGCACACCCTTCCGCGCTGCACCGCGGGACGGCAATTGATACCTCACTCGACGCCGCCAATCCCACTTGGCCGGGCGGGGGCGGCGATTCGTCGCTGCTGGTCGGCGAGCCTACAGGTGCCAGCGTTTGGGCGCTGTTGCGCTTCGACCTCACGGTGCTGGCCCCGGGCACGCGCGTGCGCAGCGCGCGTGTGCGGCTGGCGCTGTTTGCGCACAGTGAGCCGCTCGAAGTGTGGTTGCCGGCCCACCCGATCATTGATCCGGACAGCGCCGGCTTGTGGTCTGAAGCGGGGGCCTCGTTCAATGAGCGGCGGCCGGGCGTGCCCTGGTCAGCGCGCGGCGACCTCAGCACCGCCATCGGTGCAGAAGCCGGCCGCGCCTACCTCGGCAATCTCGCGCAGTGGAGCAGCAACTGGGTTGAGTGGGAAGTCACCGGCACCGTGCAGCGATGGGTTGACGATCCCACCAGCAATCACGGGCTGGCACTGCCTTCGCTCCCCGGCCGGCTCTACGAGGCACCCGCGCGCGAGAACGCCGATGCCGGCAGCCGGCCGTATCTCGAAATCACGTACGAGGGCGCCAATCCGAATCGCCCGCCCCAGGCCGGCGCTGCCAGCGCCTTTCATCGCTCGGGCCAGACCTTCATCACCTGGAACGAAATCGGCGGCGCCAGCCACCGCGTTTACCGCCACCGCGAGCCGATCACGGCGGCGAACCTCGACGCGGCCGCGTTGCTTGCCGAAGTCGGCTCCAACTCGGGCGCTTACACGCATGAGGTGAGCGGCTGCAGTAACCGGTCGGACTGCTCGCCTATCGGCCAGTCGCGCTTCATCATTCAGGACGACGGCGCGCCCTTGGCGAACGGCGTCGGCTTGTTCGTGTTCACCGCGCGTGAGGTGGAGCCGGTGATGAGCTACTACGCCGTCACCAGCGTGGTGGATGGCAACGAGAACCGTGATGATTTTGGCAGCAACCGCGCCGGGCCGCTGGCGGAGGCCGCCGGCTGGCCGCGGCCGGTACGGGTGTGGACCAACGCCACCCGCACCGGCTGGGTCTACACTCAGTTCATGGACTACGCCGACTGGAATCCGAACGTGGAGGGCTACGCCTACAACTTCTACGTCGGCGTACCTGCCGGCTACGACCCCGCCGGCGCGCCATGGCCGCTGCTGGTGCAACTGCACGCCTACACCGGCACCTACGCGCTGCCGGCCGAGCCGGGCGGCGGCGGCACGGACTACGGTTGGCCGATCATTCAGGTGTTTCCCGACGACCGCACCAACACCTGGTGGTTCGGCTTCGGCGCCAACGCCGGGCATCAAGACCTGCCGCTCTCCGGTGCGCCGATCGTGGACTACACCCAGCAGCGGTTGGATGCGATTGTGAGCTTTGTCCAGCGCGAGTTCCGCGTCGATCAGGATCGCCAGTATCTCTTCGGCGGCTCGATGGGCGGCAGCGGTACGCTCAATTACGGCCTACGCCGCGGCAGCGTCTTCGCGGCGGTGTATGCCGAGAGCGGGATGACGAACTACGTCCGGGCCGGCGCCGCCGGTGGCGCGGCGTGGGAGAGCGGCGAGATCACGCGCCTGTGGGGAACGGTGGAGCAGGACCTGCCCACGAATCACGGGATGAGCATCTGGGAGTGGTACAACTTGCAGAATTGGGTGCGCAGCAATCCGGGCATGCAGCTGCCGTTGCTCGCCGACCATCACGGGCGCAATGACGACATTATAGATTGGGAGACTCAGGGCGCGCCCTGGTATCCGGCGATCGAGGCCGGCAGGCATGCCCTGCTCGGGGTCTTCGACGACTCCGGCCACAGCTGGCCAGGATTTGTGGCCGACAGTAGCGGCTTCACCCTGACCGACTTCAACTTCCGCCGCAACGAGAGCGTGCCGGCGCTGAGCAACGCCTCGAATTCCGACAACCCCGCTGTTTCGACCGGCTGCCGCAATTGTCGCATCGAGTGGTCGTCGTCGTGGTTCAACTTCGCCGGGGCGCCGGTGGATACGCCCAGCCGCTACCAGCTGGTGCTGCGAACGAACAACGGCGCCGCCGCCACGGTCGATGTGACACCGCGGCGTCTACAGGCCTTCGCCGTCACCGCCGGCGCGGTCTATGCCTGGGAGAATCGCCGATTGAGCGACGGTGTCTTGGTAGCCAGCGGCACCGTGACGGCGGACGGTGCCGGCTTGCTCACGGTACGCGGCGTGGCCGTGTCTGCCGGTGGTAACCGCCTCATCGTGCAGCCACTTGGGAGCTGA
- a CDS encoding class I SAM-dependent methyltransferase: MGLAVSGPNAEQIQYWNDIAGEKWVAVQPLIDAQIGPLGAMAMDRAAIGAGERVLDIGCGCGHTTVQLARRVGATGHVTGIDLSQPMLDCARQRAAREAADNVHFENADAQTQVFPPDSFDVLYSRFGVMFFAHPEQAFANLCAALRPGGRLAFVCWQALKDNPWMVVPLAAAAAHLPPLPLPAPGAPGPFAFADAARVEGILTLAGFVNVAFEAVCEPLALGGGGQGLDETVEFLLQMGPAAKALRDANDPALRPRVAAAIREAIAPFVTPAGVRMGSAAWIVTARRPRAAS; encoded by the coding sequence ATGGGACTTGCCGTGAGTGGGCCGAACGCAGAGCAGATTCAGTACTGGAACGACATTGCCGGCGAAAAGTGGGTGGCGGTGCAACCGCTCATCGACGCGCAGATCGGGCCGCTGGGCGCGATGGCGATGGACCGGGCGGCGATCGGCGCCGGGGAACGGGTGCTGGATATCGGCTGCGGCTGTGGCCATACGACGGTGCAATTGGCGCGGCGGGTGGGCGCGACCGGTCACGTCACCGGCATCGACCTGTCGCAGCCGATGCTCGACTGCGCTCGCCAGCGGGCCGCGCGAGAGGCCGCGGACAACGTGCACTTCGAGAACGCAGATGCGCAGACGCAAGTGTTCCCTCCGGATTCCTTCGATGTGCTCTACTCGCGCTTTGGCGTGATGTTCTTCGCCCATCCCGAACAGGCGTTTGCTAACCTGTGCGCTGCGCTGCGCCCGGGCGGCCGGTTGGCGTTCGTCTGTTGGCAGGCGCTAAAGGACAACCCGTGGATGGTGGTGCCCCTGGCAGCGGCCGCAGCACACCTGCCACCCCTGCCGCTGCCCGCGCCCGGCGCGCCTGGACCGTTCGCGTTTGCCGATGCTGCCCGGGTCGAGGGCATTCTGACGCTGGCGGGATTCGTCAACGTCGCCTTCGAAGCGGTCTGCGAACCGCTTGCGCTCGGCGGTGGCGGCCAGGGTCTGGACGAGACCGTGGAGTTCCTGCTGCAAATGGGCCCGGCTGCTAAAGCGTTGCGCGATGCCAACGATCCCGCCTTGCGACCGCGAGTGGCCGCTGCGATACGCGAGGCGATCGCTCCGTTCGTTACTCCGGCGGGTGTGCGTATGGGCTCGGCTGCGTGGATCGTGACCGCGCGCCGGCCGCGTGCAGCGAGCTGA
- a CDS encoding amidophosphoribosyltransferase, translated as MLDRFHEECGVVGVYGHPEAANLVYLSLYALQHRGQEGAGIVAADGQILISHRGLGLVADVFNEDIIRRLAGNAAIGHNRYSTAGKTLLKNTQPFVVEYGRGGLAVAHNGNLVNAIELREQLEERGSIFQSTVDTEVIIHLIAGAHGSRMVDRVVAALAQVRGAYSLLFLTPTEMIAARDPNGLRPLVLGRIKDTVVVASESCALDLIGASFEREVEPGEVVVVSANGIESYHPFPPAPRTSCVFEYIYFARPDSLVYGRNVYQVRKELGRELAREQPVAADVVIPVPDSGLPAALGFAEEAGIPFDMGLIRNHYVGRTFIEPREAIRHFGVKVKLNAQGAVLKGKRVVVVDDSIVRGTTSRKLVTMLRSAGATEVHVRISSPPTVASCFYGVDTPTSEELIAHNYSVEAIRQYIGADSLGYLTERGLYSFLESSDSNGFCAACFTGRYPVQVTDEGRTHQLVLFDADER; from the coding sequence ATGTTGGATAGGTTCCACGAGGAGTGCGGTGTTGTTGGCGTTTACGGTCACCCGGAAGCCGCCAACTTGGTTTACCTTAGCCTCTACGCCTTGCAGCACCGCGGGCAGGAGGGCGCTGGGATCGTCGCGGCCGACGGCCAGATCCTGATCTCGCATCGCGGCCTCGGGCTGGTGGCCGACGTCTTCAACGAGGACATCATCCGGCGCCTGGCCGGCAACGCCGCCATCGGCCACAACCGCTACTCGACCGCGGGTAAGACGCTGTTGAAGAACACCCAGCCGTTCGTGGTTGAGTACGGCCGTGGCGGCCTGGCGGTGGCGCACAACGGCAACCTCGTCAACGCCATCGAGTTGCGCGAGCAGCTCGAAGAGCGCGGCTCGATCTTCCAGTCCACGGTCGACACGGAAGTGATCATCCATCTCATCGCCGGTGCGCACGGCAGCCGGATGGTTGATCGGGTGGTCGCCGCCCTGGCGCAGGTGCGCGGGGCTTACTCGCTGTTGTTCCTGACGCCGACGGAGATGATCGCGGCGCGCGATCCGAATGGCTTACGCCCGTTGGTGCTGGGGCGCATCAAAGACACGGTGGTGGTGGCCTCTGAGAGCTGCGCGCTCGATCTGATCGGCGCCAGCTTCGAGCGCGAGGTGGAACCCGGCGAAGTGGTGGTGGTGTCCGCAAACGGGATCGAGAGCTACCACCCCTTCCCGCCGGCGCCGCGCACGAGTTGCGTCTTCGAGTACATCTACTTCGCGCGGCCGGACAGTCTGGTGTACGGCCGCAACGTGTACCAGGTGCGCAAGGAGTTGGGGCGCGAGCTGGCGCGCGAGCAGCCCGTGGCCGCCGATGTCGTCATCCCGGTGCCCGACTCCGGCTTGCCCGCGGCGCTGGGGTTCGCCGAAGAAGCCGGCATCCCGTTCGACATGGGCCTGATCCGAAATCACTACGTCGGCCGCACCTTCATCGAGCCGCGGGAAGCCATCCGCCACTTCGGAGTGAAGGTCAAACTCAATGCCCAGGGCGCAGTGCTCAAGGGCAAGCGGGTGGTCGTGGTCGACGATTCGATCGTGCGCGGCACCACCAGCCGCAAGCTGGTGACGATGCTGCGCAGCGCCGGCGCCACCGAAGTCCACGTGCGCATCAGCTCGCCGCCGACCGTGGCCTCATGCTTCTACGGGGTCGATACCCCCACCAGCGAGGAACTGATCGCCCACAACTACTCGGTCGAGGCCATCCGCCAGTACATCGGCGCGGACAGCCTCGGCTACCTCACCGAGCGCGGCTTGTACTCCTTCCTGGAATCCTCCGACAGCAACGGCTTCTGCGCCGCCTGCTTCACCGGCCGCTATCCGGTACAGGTCACGGACGAGGGGAGAACCCACCAGCTGGTGTTGTTCGACGCCGACGAGCGCTGA